The Nitrososphaerota archaeon genome has a segment encoding these proteins:
- a CDS encoding ABC transporter substrate-binding protein: MRSSVKILISSIIVVAVLADALLLAQPVQVLDKAEIANKVGSIRVGYFPNINHAIPIMGIARNSFKDAFSDIEIKVVIFNAGPSAIEALFADQIDLAYIGPNPAINGYIKSNGALRIVAGAASGGAVFVVRNDTDIYGEADFAGMKFASPQLGNTQDVALRTFILNNGYRFAEQGGNVRIIPVQNPDIFALFLKKEIDGAWVPEPWGARLVREANGRAFLDERQLWPEGKFVSAHLIVRTKFLEEHPDLVERWLKVHVEIVQWIDDNKAEASRTLNGEIKRITGQALSENVLVDALSRIEITYDPIRQSLFKSADDAYKLGYLGEKRPDLSNIYDLRILNKVLSEKKLQQIQG, translated from the coding sequence TTGCGTTCATCAGTCAAGATCCTAATATCATCCATAATCGTTGTAGCGGTCTTAGCTGACGCTCTCCTGCTAGCGCAGCCAGTACAGGTATTGGACAAGGCAGAAATTGCCAATAAAGTTGGTTCGATAAGAGTTGGATATTTTCCTAACATCAATCACGCAATTCCGATTATGGGCATAGCAAGGAATTCGTTCAAGGATGCATTTTCTGACATTGAAATCAAGGTAGTCATCTTCAACGCTGGTCCGTCTGCAATAGAAGCGCTCTTTGCAGATCAAATAGACCTTGCCTATATCGGGCCCAACCCGGCAATAAACGGTTACATCAAATCCAATGGGGCCCTAAGGATAGTTGCAGGAGCAGCTAGCGGCGGTGCAGTATTCGTTGTAAGAAATGATACTGACATTTATGGAGAGGCTGATTTTGCTGGCATGAAGTTCGCGTCTCCCCAACTAGGCAATACTCAGGACGTTGCACTGCGAACTTTTATTCTGAACAACGGGTACAGGTTTGCGGAGCAAGGCGGCAACGTAAGAATTATACCCGTGCAAAACCCAGACATATTTGCACTGTTTCTGAAGAAGGAAATTGACGGAGCATGGGTGCCAGAACCTTGGGGCGCAAGGCTGGTGCGAGAAGCCAACGGAAGGGCATTTCTGGATGAGAGACAGTTATGGCCTGAAGGAAAGTTCGTCAGTGCACATCTTATTGTTAGGACGAAGTTTCTTGAAGAACACCCCGACCTTGTAGAAAGGTGGCTCAAGGTGCATGTTGAAATTGTTCAATGGATAGACGACAACAAGGCAGAAGCGTCAAGAACCCTGAATGGCGAGATAAAGAGGATTACGGGTCAAGCATTGAGTGAAAACGTATTAGTAGACGCTTTGTCCAGAATAGAAATCACATACGATCCTATTAGGCAGTCACTGTTCAAATCCGCTGATGATGCTTACAAGCTTGGCTATCTTGGAGAAAAGAGGCCAGATCTATCGAATATCTACGACCTTAGAATATTGAATAAGGTCTTGTCTGAAAAGAAACTTCAGCAGATACAGGGTTAG
- a CDS encoding DNA mismatch repair protein MutT, which yields MEIRLNMLEMSDIGIQLVPKFLEDIFPKRDTKPREKGITMVLDRLQGLDKEEFESLADYADIVKIGWGLSTLLSEEKLASRIEFYHKNSVKVSTGGTLLEIALAKGKGSQMIRAARKVGFDIIEVSEGITEIGDRKQSLIAEIASNGLEYVIEVGKKDPKNQLSIEETISGIQKAISLGSRYVIIEGRESGRSVGIYDEDGAVKWNWVEAISGRFSVDQLMFEAPLEEQQAALIVHFGSSVNLGNIAFRSIGALETQRQQLRGDTFGMIKASGNIEGSPATKFVYHLIQSNKFLDQTAIMQMSGLPRRTIQSSLDSLVNQKAIRETRDPNDIRRKVYSLA from the coding sequence ATGGAAATACGCCTAAATATGCTAGAAATGAGCGATATCGGCATACAATTGGTACCAAAGTTCCTAGAGGACATCTTCCCAAAGAGGGATACCAAGCCCAGAGAAAAGGGGATCACTATGGTTTTAGACAGATTACAGGGCCTAGACAAAGAAGAATTTGAATCGCTCGCAGATTATGCAGATATTGTAAAGATAGGCTGGGGTCTTTCGACGCTCCTTAGTGAGGAAAAACTTGCATCAAGAATAGAATTCTATCACAAAAACTCGGTGAAGGTTTCCACAGGCGGTACTCTTCTGGAAATAGCCCTTGCAAAAGGGAAGGGCAGCCAGATGATAAGGGCGGCTCGTAAGGTCGGTTTTGACATCATAGAAGTCAGCGAAGGAATAACAGAAATTGGAGATAGAAAGCAGAGCCTGATTGCAGAGATTGCGTCTAACGGCTTGGAATACGTCATAGAAGTGGGGAAGAAAGATCCAAAAAACCAGCTCAGCATAGAGGAGACAATTTCTGGCATCCAGAAGGCTATATCGCTGGGAAGTAGATACGTCATTATCGAGGGAAGGGAGTCTGGAAGGTCTGTCGGCATCTATGACGAGGATGGAGCTGTAAAGTGGAACTGGGTAGAGGCAATTTCTGGCAGATTTTCTGTTGACCAATTAATGTTCGAAGCTCCTTTGGAGGAGCAGCAGGCTGCTTTGATAGTTCATTTCGGCTCAAGCGTAAATCTTGGTAACATAGCGTTCAGGAGCATAGGTGCACTGGAGACGCAGAGGCAGCAACTAAGGGGCGATACTTTTGGGATGATAAAAGCTAGTGGGAATATCGAGGGTTCTCCTGCAACGAAATTCGTCTACCACCTTATACAGAGCAACAAATTTTTGGATCAGACTGCGATAATGCAGATGTCTGGACTGCCAAGGAGGACGATCCAGTCATCGCTGGATTCTCTTGTTAATCAGAAAGCGATAAGGGAGACAAGAGATCCTAATGACATAAGGCGGAAAGTTTACTCTCTGGCTTAA
- a CDS encoding ABC transporter ATP-binding protein, with translation MSKLELRGITKYYETENGRLLALKNINLIVKDGEFVCVVGPSGCGKTTLLNIIAGLEKPQEGQVLLDGQQVNDTSPERLVVFQEGALFPWLTVLQNVEFGLKIAGVEREKRQEIARSYLEMMHLSKFESSYIHQLSTGMKQRVAIARGLAMDPQVLLMDEPFAALDAQTRDMLHAELQNIHAKTRKTVVFVTHNVRESACLADRVLVLTYRPASIKKEFPINFPRPRQIEDHFVVDTAKVIFAELKDEVERAVSEQLVK, from the coding sequence ATGTCCAAGCTTGAGCTTAGGGGCATAACAAAATATTACGAGACTGAGAACGGTAGACTTTTGGCCCTGAAGAACATCAACCTTATCGTCAAAGATGGAGAATTTGTATGCGTAGTTGGCCCTTCAGGCTGTGGAAAGACCACTCTGCTGAATATAATCGCTGGTTTGGAGAAACCCCAAGAAGGACAGGTACTGCTGGACGGGCAGCAAGTCAATGACACCTCTCCAGAAAGGCTAGTAGTGTTTCAGGAAGGCGCTCTGTTCCCGTGGCTTACAGTCCTGCAGAATGTTGAATTCGGGCTAAAGATTGCAGGAGTTGAAAGGGAGAAGAGGCAGGAGATAGCAAGAAGTTATCTCGAAATGATGCACCTTTCAAAGTTCGAGAGTTCCTACATTCATCAGCTGTCAACTGGAATGAAACAGAGGGTAGCCATTGCTAGAGGGCTTGCCATGGATCCTCAAGTGCTTTTGATGGACGAGCCGTTTGCCGCCCTTGACGCACAGACAAGGGATATGCTGCATGCTGAGCTTCAGAATATACATGCAAAGACTAGAAAGACAGTGGTCTTTGTGACGCATAACGTCAGAGAGTCGGCTTGCTTAGCAGACAGAGTTCTGGTTTTGACGTACAGACCTGCAAGCATAAAGAAGGAGTTTCCGATAAACTTCCCCAGACCGAGGCAGATAGAGGACCATTTTGTCGTAGACACAGCAAAGGTGATCTTTGCCGAATTGAAGGACGAAGTGGAAAGGGCAGTGAGCGAGCAACTTGTCAAGTAG